A region from the Carassius carassius chromosome 33, fCarCar2.1, whole genome shotgun sequence genome encodes:
- the LOC132113563 gene encoding CCR4-NOT transcription complex subunit 7 isoform X4 produces MYAQDSIELLTSSGIQFKKHEEEGIETLYFAELLMTSGVVLCEGVKWLSFHSGYDFGYLIKILSNSKLPEEEVDFFEILRLFFPIIYDVKYLMKSCKNLKGGLQEVAEQLELERIGPQHQAGSDSLLTGMAFFKMREMFFEDHIDDAKYCGHLYGLGSGSSYVQNGTGNAYEEEANKQQS; encoded by the exons ATGTATGCACAGGATTCCATTGAGTTGCTCACCTCGTCAGGTATCCAGTTCAAGAAGCATGAGGAGGAGGGTATCGAGACACTGTACTTTGCTGAGCTGCTTATGACCTCAGGTGTGGTGCTTTGTGAGGGGGTCAAGTGGCTCTCATTCCATAG TGGCTATGACTTTGGGTACTTGATTAAAATTTTGTCCAATTCGAAATTGCCAGAGGAAGAGGTTGACTTCTTCGAGATTCTTCGTTTATTTTTTCCCATCATTTATGATGTGAAGTACCTCATGAAGAGCTGTAAGAACTTGAAG GGTGGTCTGCAGGAGGTGGCAGAGCAGCTTGAGCTGGAGAGAATTGGACCTCAGCATCAGGCAGGCTCTGATTCACTCCTCACAGGAATGGCTTTTTTCAAGATGAGAGAG ATGTTTTTTGAGGATCACATTGATGATGCAAAGTATTGTGGTCACTTGTATGGACTGGGTTCAGGCTCATCCTATGTCCAGAACGGCACCGGAAATGCTTACGAAGAGGAGGCAAACAAGCAGCAGTCATGA
- the LOC132113563 gene encoding CCR4-NOT transcription complex subunit 7 isoform X2, with amino-acid sequence MNEQGEYPPGTSTWQFNFKFNLTEDMYAQDSIELLTSSGIQFKKHEEEGIETLYFAELLMTSGVVLCEGVKWLSFHSGYDFGYLIKILSNSKLPEEEVDFFEILRLFFPIIYDVKYLMKSCKNLKGGLQEVAEQLELERIGPQHQAGSDSLLTGMAFFKMREMFFEDHIDDAKYCGHLYGLGSGSSYVQNGTGNAYEEEANKQQS; translated from the exons ATGAACGAACAGGGGGAATACCCTCCAGGGACGTCAACATGGCAGTTCAACTTCAAATTTAACCTCAC GGAAGACATGTATGCACAGGATTCCATTGAGTTGCTCACCTCGTCAGGTATCCAGTTCAAGAAGCATGAGGAGGAGGGTATCGAGACACTGTACTTTGCTGAGCTGCTTATGACCTCAGGTGTGGTGCTTTGTGAGGGGGTCAAGTGGCTCTCATTCCATAG TGGCTATGACTTTGGGTACTTGATTAAAATTTTGTCCAATTCGAAATTGCCAGAGGAAGAGGTTGACTTCTTCGAGATTCTTCGTTTATTTTTTCCCATCATTTATGATGTGAAGTACCTCATGAAGAGCTGTAAGAACTTGAAG GGTGGTCTGCAGGAGGTGGCAGAGCAGCTTGAGCTGGAGAGAATTGGACCTCAGCATCAGGCAGGCTCTGATTCACTCCTCACAGGAATGGCTTTTTTCAAGATGAGAGAG ATGTTTTTTGAGGATCACATTGATGATGCAAAGTATTGTGGTCACTTGTATGGACTGGGTTCAGGCTCATCCTATGTCCAGAACGGCACCGGAAATGCTTACGAAGAGGAGGCAAACAAGCAGCAGTCATGA
- the LOC132113563 gene encoding CCR4-NOT transcription complex subunit 7 isoform X3 — MKAGHYTNGTVFCREDMYAQDSIELLTSSGIQFKKHEEEGIETLYFAELLMTSGVVLCEGVKWLSFHSGYDFGYLIKILSNSKLPEEEVDFFEILRLFFPIIYDVKYLMKSCKNLKGGLQEVAEQLELERIGPQHQAGSDSLLTGMAFFKMREMFFEDHIDDAKYCGHLYGLGSGSSYVQNGTGNAYEEEANKQQS, encoded by the exons ATGAAAGCTGGACATTACACCAACGGTACTGTCTTTTGCAGGGAAGACATGTATGCACAGGATTCCATTGAGTTGCTCACCTCGTCAGGTATCCAGTTCAAGAAGCATGAGGAGGAGGGTATCGAGACACTGTACTTTGCTGAGCTGCTTATGACCTCAGGTGTGGTGCTTTGTGAGGGGGTCAAGTGGCTCTCATTCCATAG TGGCTATGACTTTGGGTACTTGATTAAAATTTTGTCCAATTCGAAATTGCCAGAGGAAGAGGTTGACTTCTTCGAGATTCTTCGTTTATTTTTTCCCATCATTTATGATGTGAAGTACCTCATGAAGAGCTGTAAGAACTTGAAG GGTGGTCTGCAGGAGGTGGCAGAGCAGCTTGAGCTGGAGAGAATTGGACCTCAGCATCAGGCAGGCTCTGATTCACTCCTCACAGGAATGGCTTTTTTCAAGATGAGAGAG ATGTTTTTTGAGGATCACATTGATGATGCAAAGTATTGTGGTCACTTGTATGGACTGGGTTCAGGCTCATCCTATGTCCAGAACGGCACCGGAAATGCTTACGAAGAGGAGGCAAACAAGCAGCAGTCATGA
- the LOC132113563 gene encoding CCR4-NOT transcription complex subunit 7 isoform X1: MPAATVDHSQRICEVWASNLDEEMKRIRQVARKFNYIAMDTEFPGVVARPIGEFRSNADYQYQLLRCNVDLLKIIQLGLTFMNEQGEYPPGTSTWQFNFKFNLTEDMYAQDSIELLTSSGIQFKKHEEEGIETLYFAELLMTSGVVLCEGVKWLSFHSGYDFGYLIKILSNSKLPEEEVDFFEILRLFFPIIYDVKYLMKSCKNLKGGLQEVAEQLELERIGPQHQAGSDSLLTGMAFFKMREMFFEDHIDDAKYCGHLYGLGSGSSYVQNGTGNAYEEEANKQQS; the protein is encoded by the exons ATGCCCGCAGCCACTGTGGATCATAGTCAAAGAATATGTGAGGTTTGGGCCAGCAACCTGGATGAGGAGATGAAGAGGATCCGACAGGTGGCCCGAAAATTCAACTACATTGCAATG GACACAGAGTTCCCAGGTGTAGTTGCAAGACCAATCGGTGAATTTAGAAGCAATGctgattaccagtaccagctGTTGCGGTGTAATGTTGACTTGTTAAAGATCATCCAGCTTGGCCTTACATTTATGAACGAACAGGGGGAATACCCTCCAGGGACGTCAACATGGCAGTTCAACTTCAAATTTAACCTCAC GGAAGACATGTATGCACAGGATTCCATTGAGTTGCTCACCTCGTCAGGTATCCAGTTCAAGAAGCATGAGGAGGAGGGTATCGAGACACTGTACTTTGCTGAGCTGCTTATGACCTCAGGTGTGGTGCTTTGTGAGGGGGTCAAGTGGCTCTCATTCCATAG TGGCTATGACTTTGGGTACTTGATTAAAATTTTGTCCAATTCGAAATTGCCAGAGGAAGAGGTTGACTTCTTCGAGATTCTTCGTTTATTTTTTCCCATCATTTATGATGTGAAGTACCTCATGAAGAGCTGTAAGAACTTGAAG GGTGGTCTGCAGGAGGTGGCAGAGCAGCTTGAGCTGGAGAGAATTGGACCTCAGCATCAGGCAGGCTCTGATTCACTCCTCACAGGAATGGCTTTTTTCAAGATGAGAGAG ATGTTTTTTGAGGATCACATTGATGATGCAAAGTATTGTGGTCACTTGTATGGACTGGGTTCAGGCTCATCCTATGTCCAGAACGGCACCGGAAATGCTTACGAAGAGGAGGCAAACAAGCAGCAGTCATGA